In Thermoanaerobaculia bacterium, a genomic segment contains:
- a CDS encoding radical SAM protein produces MNPALLAAHWVRGRETLPRYLILGMTNLCNSKCVTCFYWDHLNVNRHLEMSLEEYDRALADLGALYSVVLTGGEPTLNRDLPAITRLLYGRHDASNVTMPTNSLIPEQVEAIVAGALASRKDERQTFTVGLSLDHLGERHDAIRGAPGNFPKVVETYRRLAALKEKSRGFVLNVQTVLASFNMGDLPEITGWVAGNFPEIDFHSFELLRPPFPDPSIRALTSDEYAERLRFLKPYWRRFDRYRPILRQLKVAARTAELETLEQERMVYPCYAGTISGVLNPEGTVSLCEVMWEVGNIRDFGWSFRKAWFSEKAVEMRRQIAERACWCTHSCFMTSSLPFSAKGVAHLAREALLPGR; encoded by the coding sequence ATGAACCCGGCGCTGCTCGCCGCGCACTGGGTTCGGGGAAGGGAGACGCTCCCCCGGTATCTCATTCTCGGGATGACCAACCTCTGCAACTCGAAGTGCGTCACCTGCTTCTACTGGGACCACCTGAACGTCAACCGGCATCTGGAAATGTCGCTGGAGGAATACGACCGGGCGCTGGCGGACCTCGGCGCCCTCTATTCGGTCGTCCTCACGGGGGGGGAGCCGACGTTGAACCGCGATCTCCCGGCGATCACGAGGCTCCTCTACGGGCGCCACGACGCCTCGAACGTCACGATGCCGACGAACTCCCTCATCCCCGAGCAGGTGGAGGCGATCGTCGCCGGAGCCCTGGCATCGCGAAAGGACGAGCGGCAGACGTTCACCGTCGGCCTCTCCCTCGACCATCTGGGAGAGCGGCACGACGCGATTCGGGGCGCCCCGGGGAACTTCCCGAAGGTGGTCGAGACCTATCGCCGGCTCGCGGCGCTGAAGGAGAAGTCGCGCGGCTTCGTCCTGAACGTGCAGACCGTGCTCGCCTCGTTCAACATGGGCGACCTCCCCGAGATCACGGGCTGGGTCGCGGGAAACTTCCCGGAGATCGACTTCCACTCGTTCGAGCTCCTGCGGCCCCCGTTCCCCGATCCGTCGATCCGCGCCCTGACCTCGGACGAGTACGCCGAGCGGCTCCGGTTCCTGAAACCCTACTGGCGCCGCTTCGACCGCTACCGGCCGATCCTCCGGCAGCTCAAGGTCGCGGCCCGGACGGCGGAGCTCGAGACGCTCGAGCAGGAGCGGATGGTCTATCCCTGTTACGCCGGGACGATCTCCGGGGTCCTGAACCCGGAAGGAACGGTCTCCCTGTGCGAGGTGATGTGGGAGGTCGGCAACATCCGCGACTTCGGCTGGTCGTTCCGGAAGGCGTGGTTCTCGGAGAAGGCGGTCGAGATGCGGCGCCAGATCGCGGAGCGCGCCTGCTGGTGCACGCATTCCTGCTTCATGACGTCGTCGCTCCCGTTCTCGGCGAAGGGGGTCGCGCACCTCGCGCGCGAGGCTCTCCTGCCGGGGCGCTGA